A genomic segment from Orrella daihaiensis encodes:
- the rhuM gene encoding virulence protein RhuM/Fic/DOC family protein yields the protein MNSIIIFESCDQAVQVRLEGETVWLTQTQMAELFGTTADNISLHLKNVYASDELEEIATTEDFSVVRQEGARSVKRQLKHYNLDAIISVGYRVNSTDATRFRQWATNVLRQHLVDGYSLSQRRLKERGIEFKQALDLLSQTLANQQLVSTEGEAVLGVIADYARSWSLLQGYDEQSLTGQTGTQWGMRSLNLSEVLVAIAQLKAELIAKGEATELFGQLRGNGLASSIATIEQGFGDELFYPNVASRAAHLLYLVIKNHPLADGNKRTGSFLFLWYLRLNQHLLSRPVDQLINDNTLVALALLVAESKPDQKELMVKLVQHFVLLNENG from the coding sequence ATGAATAGCATCATTATCTTCGAATCTTGCGATCAGGCAGTACAGGTACGGCTTGAGGGTGAGACTGTCTGGCTCACGCAAACGCAAATGGCAGAGTTGTTTGGCACAACGGCTGACAACATTAGCTTGCACTTAAAAAATGTTTATGCCAGTGACGAATTAGAAGAAATAGCAACTACCGAGGATTTCTCGGTAGTTCGGCAGGAAGGCGCTCGCTCAGTCAAACGACAACTGAAACACTACAATCTGGATGCCATTATTTCCGTTGGTTACCGTGTAAATTCAACCGATGCAACCCGTTTTCGGCAGTGGGCTACGAACGTGCTGCGCCAGCACCTTGTAGACGGCTACTCGCTGAGTCAGCGACGATTGAAAGAGCGCGGAATCGAGTTTAAACAAGCTCTAGATTTGCTATCTCAGACCTTAGCCAACCAACAACTCGTCAGCACCGAGGGAGAGGCTGTTCTTGGGGTAATTGCCGACTATGCCCGCAGCTGGAGCTTATTGCAAGGTTATGACGAACAAAGCTTGACCGGACAAACGGGCACGCAATGGGGCATGCGTTCACTCAACCTGAGCGAAGTGTTAGTGGCCATCGCACAACTCAAAGCCGAACTGATTGCAAAAGGTGAAGCCACAGAGCTGTTCGGTCAATTGCGCGGCAACGGCCTAGCCTCTAGCATAGCCACTATCGAGCAAGGCTTTGGCGATGAGTTGTTTTATCCCAATGTAGCCAGCAGAGCTGCACACCTTCTGTACTTGGTAATCAAGAATCACCCACTAGCTGATGGTAATAAGCGAACAGGATCGTTCCTGTTTCTCTGGTACCTGCGACTGAATCAGCACCTGCTTTCCCGTCCGGTGGATCAACTGATCAACGACAATACGTTAGTCGCATTAGCACTTCTAGTCGCAGAGAGCAAACCCGATCAAAAGGAATTGATGGTTAAGCTAGTGCAGCATTTTGTGCTGCTGAACGAGAACGGATGA
- the pcaD gene encoding 3-oxoadipate enol-lactonase yields MPLLTKEGRQIYWRTDGDPGKPKLILLNSLGTEQGLWGPLMPRLLESFHVLRMDKRGHGGSTNLADSCTMADLARDVLSVMDAAGWRRAHVCGVSIGGMQAMWLGIHAPDRVDRLVLSNTSAAIPREVFAARIEQVRAEGLAAMSDTILGRFFTASFIAEAGPVFHSARENLLQVDPRGYIACCAAIRDMQLMDGLAAIKAPSLVILGEQDQSTPPVMGETIAASIPGAEAVRLPYAHIPLSEVPQEYARIVTDFLLKN; encoded by the coding sequence ATGCCATTGCTAACTAAAGAAGGGCGACAGATTTATTGGCGCACCGACGGTGACCCTGGCAAGCCCAAGCTCATTTTGCTCAACTCGTTGGGCACAGAGCAAGGTCTTTGGGGTCCACTCATGCCCAGATTGCTTGAGTCATTTCATGTTTTGCGTATGGACAAGCGTGGTCACGGGGGCTCAACCAACCTCGCTGATAGCTGCACGATGGCAGACTTGGCTCGTGATGTGCTGTCAGTCATGGATGCAGCAGGTTGGCGGCGAGCCCACGTTTGTGGTGTATCCATCGGGGGGATGCAGGCGATGTGGCTTGGTATCCATGCACCCGATCGTGTCGATCGGCTAGTGCTGTCCAATACATCGGCAGCGATCCCTCGCGAAGTATTTGCGGCGCGTATCGAACAAGTACGGGCTGAGGGTCTTGCTGCCATGTCCGACACGATCTTGGGGCGATTTTTTACGGCATCCTTCATCGCGGAGGCTGGACCGGTCTTTCATAGTGCTCGGGAGAACTTGCTGCAGGTTGATCCGCGCGGATATATCGCCTGTTGCGCGGCGATTCGGGATATGCAACTGATGGATGGGCTGGCTGCCATCAAAGCGCCAAGTCTGGTGATTCTGGGTGAGCAAGATCAATCAACGCCGCCCGTTATGGGTGAGACGATCGCAGCCTCGATTCCTGGTGCTGAGGCTGTCCGGCTGCCCTATGCACACATCCCTCTTTCTGAAGTGCCTCAGGAGTATGCCCGGATCGTGACCGATTTTCTACTCAAAAACTGA
- the htpG gene encoding molecular chaperone HtpG, which produces MTEATEPQTSETMGFQAEVKQLLHLMIHSLYSNKEIFLRELVSNASDACDKLRFEALDKPELFESDPNLRVRVDFAKEAKTITVSDNGIGMSREDAVSNLGTIARSGTREFFSQLTGDKQKDAQLIGQFGVGFYSSFIVADKVTVRSRRAGLPSSEAIEWVSDGQGEFSIANIDKADRGTEIVLHLRADEEELLSNWKLREILRRYSDHISLPVEMPKEEWDEEKSEMKRTGDWEAVNQASALWTRSKSDITEEQYKEFYKHVSHDFEDPLAWTHNRVEGRSEYTQLLFVPKRAPFDLWDRDAKRGVKLYVKRVFIMDDAEQLLPSYLRFVRGVIDSADLPLNVSREILQESRDVRTIREGSAKRILSLLEDLAENRKEDYATFWATFGQVLKEGTGEDMANQERIAKLLRFASTHNDSDVQDVSLTDYIGRMKEGQDKIYYVTAESYNAAKSSPHLEIFRKKGIEVLLLWDRVDEWMLSHLREFDGKSLASVAKGGLDLEALADEEEKKKQSEVADTFKPLVERLTKSLDDKVKEVRVTLRLVDSPACVVVDENEMSPHLQRLLQSAGQQAPVVKPILEINPDHSLIKRIEQATDDQFDDWAFLLLDQALLADGSQLSDPVGFVKRMNELLLKG; this is translated from the coding sequence ATGACAGAGGCGACTGAGCCCCAAACTTCGGAAACCATGGGTTTTCAGGCGGAGGTTAAGCAACTTTTGCACCTGATGATCCATTCGCTCTACAGCAACAAAGAAATATTTTTGCGCGAACTGGTTTCGAATGCATCCGACGCTTGCGACAAGCTTCGTTTTGAGGCTTTGGATAAACCCGAGTTGTTTGAGTCTGATCCCAACCTGCGAGTACGGGTAGATTTTGCTAAAGAGGCCAAGACAATTACGGTATCTGATAACGGTATCGGCATGTCACGCGAAGATGCTGTTTCGAACTTGGGCACCATTGCCCGTTCAGGCACCCGAGAATTTTTCTCGCAACTGACCGGTGATAAGCAAAAAGATGCCCAGCTGATTGGTCAGTTTGGGGTTGGCTTCTACTCCTCTTTTATTGTGGCCGACAAAGTCACGGTGCGCAGTCGACGCGCTGGCTTGCCTAGTTCCGAGGCAATTGAGTGGGTCTCTGATGGTCAAGGGGAATTCTCGATCGCCAATATCGACAAAGCTGATCGTGGCACTGAAATCGTCTTGCACTTGCGCGCTGACGAAGAGGAGCTATTGAGCAACTGGAAGCTACGTGAAATCCTGCGTCGCTACTCTGACCACATCAGCTTGCCGGTTGAGATGCCCAAGGAAGAGTGGGATGAAGAAAAGTCCGAGATGAAGCGCACGGGTGACTGGGAGGCAGTTAACCAAGCGAGTGCTCTTTGGACTCGTAGCAAATCTGACATCACAGAAGAACAATACAAAGAGTTTTACAAACATGTCAGCCACGACTTTGAAGACCCGTTGGCCTGGACGCACAACCGCGTCGAAGGCCGCAGCGAATACACCCAACTGCTGTTTGTTCCCAAACGTGCGCCGTTTGATCTCTGGGATCGTGATGCCAAGCGTGGCGTCAAGCTCTATGTCAAGCGCGTATTCATCATGGATGATGCCGAGCAGTTGCTGCCGTCATACCTGCGGTTTGTGCGCGGTGTGATTGACTCGGCCGATTTGCCTTTGAACGTCTCGCGTGAAATCTTGCAAGAAAGCCGTGATGTACGCACGATTCGTGAAGGCTCAGCCAAGCGTATCCTAAGCTTGCTCGAAGACCTCGCCGAAAACCGTAAGGAAGACTACGCCACGTTCTGGGCAACCTTTGGTCAAGTGCTCAAGGAGGGCACGGGCGAAGACATGGCCAATCAGGAACGGATTGCCAAGCTGTTGCGCTTCGCATCAACACACAACGACAGCGATGTGCAAGATGTCTCACTCACAGACTACATTGGTCGGATGAAAGAGGGGCAAGACAAGATTTACTACGTCACTGCTGAGAGTTACAACGCTGCCAAGAGCAGCCCCCACCTTGAAATCTTCCGCAAAAAAGGCATTGAGGTTCTGCTGCTGTGGGATCGGGTTGATGAGTGGATGCTGTCACACTTACGCGAGTTTGACGGCAAGTCGCTGGCGTCAGTGGCCAAGGGTGGCCTTGATCTCGAGGCCTTGGCTGATGAAGAAGAAAAGAAGAAGCAGTCTGAAGTGGCAGACACCTTCAAGCCACTCGTTGAGCGTTTAACCAAGTCGCTAGACGATAAAGTCAAGGAAGTTCGGGTCACGCTTCGCTTGGTGGACTCGCCGGCATGCGTGGTGGTCGACGAAAACGAGATGAGCCCGCACTTGCAGCGTTTGTTGCAGTCGGCTGGTCAACAGGCACCAGTGGTCAAGCCCATTCTCGAGATCAACCCGGATCACTCGTTGATTAAGCGTATTGAACAGGCAACCGATGATCAATTTGATGATTGGGCATTCTTGCTGCTTGATCAAGCATTGCTTGCAGACGGCTCGCAACTGTCCGATCCTGTCGGGTTCGTCAAACGCATGAATGAGCTGCTGCTCAAAGGCTGA
- the ampD gene encoding 1,6-anhydro-N-acetylmuramyl-L-alanine amidase AmpD, translating to MARHSTREHAQSHPPLQHNGWLTLPGIKHRPSPNFDERPEGIDISLLVIHNISLPPGEFGTDCPARLFVNELDFDEHPWFEQIRGLKVSSHFLIEREGTVTQFVSCNDRAWHAGVSMFNQRSACNNFSIGIELEGTDDLPYTDAQYEQLGKLTVILKTQYPLTAVRGHCHIAPARKTDPGRAFDWDRYAELGSWQACQLPSST from the coding sequence ATGGCACGCCACTCGACGCGCGAGCATGCACAGTCACATCCCCCCTTGCAACACAATGGGTGGCTCACATTGCCTGGCATCAAACACAGGCCATCACCTAACTTTGATGAGCGCCCAGAAGGCATCGATATCAGCCTCTTGGTGATTCACAACATCAGCTTGCCACCCGGTGAGTTTGGCACCGACTGCCCAGCTAGATTGTTTGTCAATGAGTTGGATTTCGATGAGCATCCCTGGTTTGAACAAATCCGGGGATTAAAAGTGTCATCGCACTTTTTAATAGAGCGAGAGGGTACGGTCACGCAATTTGTTTCTTGCAACGATCGTGCCTGGCATGCTGGCGTGTCTATGTTTAATCAGCGTAGCGCCTGCAACAACTTCTCGATTGGCATTGAACTCGAGGGCACGGATGACCTGCCCTACACCGATGCGCAGTATGAGCAATTAGGTAAGTTGACTGTGATCTTAAAAACACAGTACCCACTGACTGCCGTGAGAGGCCATTGCCACATCGCCCCTGCCCGTAAAACCGATCCTGGACGCGCGTTTGATTGGGATCGCTACGCCGAGCTAGGTAGCTGGCAGGCATGCCAGCTACCTAGCTCAACTTAA
- a CDS encoding PP0621 family protein, translated as MGKILFWAVVIIGVLFITRLLAHQAAKRHTQTDKPKPAKPESLGKAEEMVRCAHCGVYMPRSEAVKQNDNFWCSTEHAKAGIKQRH; from the coding sequence ATGGGCAAGATTCTGTTTTGGGCGGTGGTTATCATCGGAGTGCTGTTTATCACCCGACTACTGGCTCATCAAGCCGCAAAGCGCCACACCCAAACCGACAAGCCTAAGCCAGCCAAACCCGAATCGCTTGGCAAGGCTGAAGAGATGGTGCGTTGTGCCCACTGTGGCGTCTACATGCCCAGATCCGAAGCGGTCAAACAAAACGACAACTTTTGGTGTAGCACAGAGCATGCGAAAGCTGGTATCAAACAACGACACTGA
- a CDS encoding cytochrome C assembly family protein yields the protein MSTGIVFHAIAAIIYLGLSAVLWGMLQAGKPMEKPELVARWAVLVALVSQAVGLDALVLAGGNLHLSWLLALSVAIWLGLVVFWLESLIVKMDGLLLLLLPAAGVTCLLTALFPGSHLITSAAETALRGHLLLALGAYGLITIAALQSILMAALDHHLHHPRGVVDDASALKRAIGRVLDAQPPLLTQERLLFRIIWIAFGALTLAIVSGGLISLATTSKWLPFDHKTVFTVLSWLTFGMLLLGRHLWGWRGRIALRYTLVGFVFVLLSYTGSRFVIEVLLNRG from the coding sequence ATGTCTACAGGCATTGTATTTCACGCCATCGCCGCGATCATTTATTTAGGCTTGTCAGCCGTCCTTTGGGGCATGTTGCAGGCCGGAAAGCCCATGGAGAAACCAGAGCTAGTTGCCCGCTGGGCGGTTTTAGTCGCTCTGGTGTCACAAGCGGTCGGCCTCGATGCGCTGGTTTTAGCGGGCGGCAATTTGCATTTGAGCTGGCTTCTCGCGCTATCGGTGGCTATTTGGTTGGGTTTGGTTGTCTTTTGGCTCGAAAGCCTGATTGTCAAAATGGACGGTCTACTGCTTTTGCTGCTGCCTGCGGCTGGCGTGACCTGCCTGCTGACGGCTTTGTTTCCTGGTTCACACCTGATTACCAGTGCCGCTGAAACTGCACTACGCGGACATCTTTTACTAGCGCTCGGTGCATATGGTCTGATCACGATTGCCGCTTTGCAAAGTATCTTGATGGCAGCACTTGACCATCATTTGCACCATCCGAGAGGGGTAGTTGATGACGCGAGTGCTCTGAAACGTGCGATTGGCCGAGTGCTCGATGCCCAACCACCGCTGCTGACGCAAGAGCGATTGCTGTTTCGGATCATTTGGATCGCGTTCGGTGCACTGACACTGGCAATCGTGTCTGGCGGCCTCATCTCTCTGGCTACCACGAGCAAGTGGCTGCCGTTTGACCATAAAACTGTTTTTACCGTCCTGTCATGGCTAACCTTTGGCATGTTATTGCTCGGGCGTCACTTGTGGGGATGGCGTGGCCGAATTGCCTTGCGCTACACGCTGGTTGGGTTTGTGTTTGTATTGCTTTCATACACCGGCAGCCGGTTTGTGATTGAAGTGCTCTTGAATCGAGGATAA
- the ffh gene encoding signal recognition particle protein has translation MLENLSQRLGRVVKTIRGQARLTEANTQEMMREVRLALLEADVALPVVKTFVEQVKQKAMGQEVAASLSPGQALVGVVNRELTDLMGGDLGPEAGELSLAVQPPAVILMAGLQGAGKTTTTGKLARWLAQGNHVQQGRKSGKKKVAVVSTDVYRPAAIEQLKTVAKQADVDWIASESNQKPADIARAALEHAKRQHIDVLIVDTAGRLGIDEVMMQEIQMLHQILNPVETLFVVDAMQGQDAVNTARAFGEALPLTGVVLTKLDGDARGGAALSVRQVTGKPLKFVGVSEKLDGLEPFYPDRMAQRVLGMGDIVSLVEQAQQNIDMAQAEKLASKMKSGDKFDLNDFREQIAQVKKMGDMGSLLEKLPGEMAAAASQLQGGQAEKQLRRTEGILNSMTPLERAKPELLKASRKRRIAAGAGVPVQEVNRLLKQFEQMQDMMKKMKKGGMAKMMRAMGGMKNLGRFGGFGR, from the coding sequence ATGCTAGAGAATTTGAGCCAGCGCCTAGGGCGCGTCGTAAAAACCATTCGCGGCCAAGCCCGTTTGACCGAGGCCAACACGCAGGAAATGATGCGAGAGGTTCGCTTGGCATTGCTTGAGGCCGATGTTGCCTTGCCGGTGGTTAAGACATTCGTTGAGCAAGTCAAACAAAAGGCAATGGGCCAGGAAGTTGCTGCAAGCTTGAGTCCGGGACAGGCGCTCGTGGGCGTGGTCAATCGAGAGCTGACCGACCTGATGGGTGGTGATCTAGGTCCTGAGGCGGGTGAATTGTCTTTGGCGGTGCAGCCGCCCGCGGTCATTCTGATGGCCGGTCTGCAGGGTGCAGGTAAAACCACCACGACTGGCAAGCTAGCGCGCTGGTTGGCCCAAGGTAACCACGTTCAGCAAGGTCGTAAAAGTGGCAAGAAAAAGGTGGCCGTGGTCAGTACCGACGTCTATCGCCCCGCAGCCATTGAGCAGTTAAAGACGGTAGCCAAGCAAGCAGACGTTGATTGGATAGCGTCTGAGAGTAATCAAAAGCCTGCCGATATTGCCCGTGCTGCGTTAGAGCATGCCAAGCGTCAGCACATTGACGTGCTGATTGTTGACACGGCTGGTCGTCTCGGTATTGATGAGGTGATGATGCAGGAAATTCAGATGCTGCATCAGATACTCAATCCGGTCGAGACGTTGTTTGTGGTGGACGCCATGCAGGGGCAGGATGCAGTCAACACCGCCCGGGCGTTCGGCGAGGCATTGCCATTGACGGGTGTTGTGCTCACCAAGCTCGATGGTGATGCTCGCGGTGGTGCGGCTTTGTCAGTTCGGCAAGTCACCGGTAAGCCATTAAAGTTTGTTGGGGTGTCAGAAAAGCTTGACGGGCTCGAGCCGTTTTACCCTGATCGCATGGCGCAGCGCGTGCTCGGTATGGGCGATATTGTTTCGCTTGTTGAGCAAGCTCAGCAAAACATCGACATGGCGCAGGCTGAAAAACTCGCCTCGAAGATGAAGTCGGGTGATAAGTTTGACCTGAATGATTTCCGCGAGCAGATTGCCCAGGTCAAAAAAATGGGCGATATGGGTAGCCTCTTGGAAAAACTTCCAGGTGAGATGGCAGCCGCCGCCAGTCAGCTTCAAGGGGGGCAAGCTGAAAAGCAATTGCGTCGTACCGAAGGCATACTGAACTCGATGACCCCGCTTGAGCGAGCCAAGCCTGAGCTGCTGAAGGCCTCGCGCAAGCGTCGGATCGCGGCGGGTGCTGGCGTGCCGGTGCAAGAGGTCAATCGCTTGCTCAAGCAATTCGAGCAGATGCAGGACATGATGAAAAAAATGAAAAAAGGTGGCATGGCCAAAATGATGCGCGCCATGGGCGGCATGAAAAACCTTGGCCGTTTTGGTGGGTTCGGACGCTAG
- the trmB gene encoding tRNA (guanosine(46)-N7)-methyltransferase TrmB, with amino-acid sequence MQPTKTETSQPHIRSFVHRRGHITQGQRQALETLAPKWVIPYERQPLDYDNAFGRSDAPTILEIGFGMGETTAQIAQAREGDNFLGVEVFNAGVGALLNRIDCMGLTNIRIIQHDVVEVLRDMIAIESLAGVHIYFPDPWPKKRHHKRRLIQPPFVELLTSRLRPGGYIHCATDWEHYAEQMLEVLTNNTGIVNTCEGFCPRPDWRPRTKFEARGLRLGHGVWDLIFKKR; translated from the coding sequence ATGCAACCCACCAAAACAGAGACATCCCAACCGCATATCCGCAGCTTTGTGCATCGCCGTGGCCACATCACGCAAGGCCAGCGACAGGCGCTCGAAACTCTCGCGCCTAAATGGGTTATTCCGTATGAACGACAACCCCTTGACTATGACAATGCCTTTGGCCGCAGCGACGCTCCCACCATCCTTGAGATCGGCTTCGGTATGGGGGAGACAACCGCCCAAATCGCGCAAGCACGAGAAGGGGATAATTTTCTGGGGGTTGAAGTATTTAATGCCGGAGTCGGTGCGTTATTAAACCGCATCGACTGCATGGGGCTCACCAATATTCGCATCATTCAGCATGATGTCGTTGAAGTGCTTAGGGACATGATTGCAATCGAATCATTGGCTGGTGTGCATATCTATTTCCCTGACCCTTGGCCTAAAAAACGCCATCACAAGCGCCGCCTGATTCAGCCACCTTTTGTAGAACTGCTGACTAGCCGGCTCAGGCCGGGAGGCTACATCCATTGCGCGACCGATTGGGAACACTACGCTGAGCAAATGCTGGAGGTTTTGACCAATAACACTGGAATCGTCAATACGTGCGAAGGATTTTGCCCTCGCCCGGACTGGCGCCCGCGCACCAAATTTGAAGCCCGTGGTTTGAGGCTTGGTCATGGCGTGTGGGATTTGATATTTAAAAAACGCTAG
- the thiS gene encoding sulfur carrier protein ThiS — MNIILNGEPTTVADGSKVADLLHALELADKRVAVEINGDIVPRSLHGTHKLSEDDRIEVVVAVGGG, encoded by the coding sequence ATGAACATAATTTTGAATGGCGAACCCACCACGGTGGCTGACGGCAGCAAAGTGGCAGATCTCCTGCATGCCCTTGAGCTCGCAGACAAACGTGTGGCTGTCGAAATCAATGGCGATATCGTTCCTAGAAGCCTGCACGGGACTCATAAGCTCTCCGAAGATGACCGAATCGAGGTCGTGGTTGCGGTTGGAGGTGGCTGA
- the kch gene encoding voltage-gated potassium channel protein, translating to MPETNHQPIAQMAHHLNRRFIALVPILLAIMVAISGLTMIYPLVHRVWLGEHLNWFDQASWREIIDMIGLIELPRVFVGMCLLMMSMGLAMRARLAWAFSLVVFVPALLVTIYSDWGITSIKIVYDLVVVAMLIWYWSVFNRSSLTAGTLFAVASVISLLWYSMLGSLYLGEEFAPPIKDMPNAMYFSVVAMSTVGFGDIVPVTHPARLFVVSIIVMGITVFATSLGAIVGPIASGKLRQMLRHKARKSMRKNHVILCGTTPLAISLFRSLTERGELVTVVLRPGTKHDYPDTADIVFGDAFGAETLKEAGVEEASHVMALRADDPDNAFIVLAVKSFPNSKARTIVLVNNSENLEKIRRVNADVVFSPELLSAELLARAISGESMDKSLISDLFFAKPIDADGTVQTQTN from the coding sequence ATGCCTGAAACCAATCACCAACCCATCGCCCAGATGGCGCATCATTTGAATCGACGCTTTATTGCGCTCGTGCCGATCTTGTTGGCAATCATGGTTGCTATCAGTGGCTTGACGATGATTTATCCCCTGGTGCATCGTGTCTGGTTAGGCGAGCATCTGAACTGGTTTGACCAGGCATCCTGGCGTGAAATCATCGACATGATTGGTTTGATCGAATTGCCCAGGGTGTTTGTGGGCATGTGCCTGCTCATGATGTCGATGGGGCTAGCCATGCGGGCCCGTCTGGCTTGGGCATTTAGTCTGGTAGTGTTTGTGCCCGCTTTGCTGGTAACGATCTACTCTGATTGGGGAATCACCAGTATCAAAATCGTATACGACCTTGTTGTCGTAGCGATGCTAATTTGGTACTGGTCAGTTTTTAACCGCAGCAGTCTGACGGCTGGAACCCTGTTTGCTGTTGCTAGCGTTATTTCATTGCTTTGGTACTCGATGCTTGGCTCCTTGTACCTGGGCGAGGAGTTTGCCCCCCCTATCAAGGACATGCCCAATGCGATGTACTTTTCCGTGGTGGCGATGTCGACTGTCGGGTTTGGCGATATTGTTCCGGTCACTCATCCGGCCAGATTGTTTGTGGTGTCAATTATCGTAATGGGCATCACTGTATTTGCAACCTCGCTAGGCGCCATTGTTGGTCCAATTGCTAGCGGGAAGTTGCGTCAGATGCTTCGGCACAAAGCGAGAAAATCGATGCGTAAAAATCATGTCATTCTGTGCGGCACGACGCCGCTTGCTATCAGCCTATTTCGCAGCCTCACCGAGCGTGGAGAGCTAGTCACAGTGGTGTTGCGTCCTGGAACGAAGCATGATTATCCTGATACGGCTGACATTGTTTTCGGGGATGCGTTTGGAGCTGAAACGCTAAAAGAAGCTGGCGTTGAAGAAGCTAGCCACGTGATGGCATTGCGCGCCGATGATCCTGATAATGCCTTTATTGTTCTGGCGGTTAAGTCGTTTCCGAACAGCAAAGCACGAACCATTGTGCTGGTGAACAATAGCGAAAATCTAGAGAAGATCCGCAGAGTCAATGCCGATGTCGTGTTTTCTCCAGAGCTCCTGAGTGCCGAGCTTCTCGCCAGAGCGATCTCGGGCGAGTCTATGGATAAAAGTTTGATCTCCGACCTGTTTTTTGCCAAGCCGATCGACGCTGACGGTACAGTTCAAACCCAAACCAATTAA
- a CDS encoding sulfurtransferase, giving the protein MSLLVTNIAAYHFTALTDLPVWRERIMNRTAELDLKGTVLLAHEGINLFLAGPKVAIESFLDWLRSCEPFAAIKVKYSESEAVPFKRLKVKIKNEIIRMNHPAIHPAEGRAPAVDPVTARRWIEMGQDDEGRPLVMLDTRNDFEVQAGTFKGALNWHIERFTQFPEAVQEHMDELEGKTIISFCTGGIRCEKAAIYMQEVGIKNIYQLDGGILQYFEDTDGYGFEGSCFVFDERETLDTKLNEKHLNE; this is encoded by the coding sequence ATGTCTTTACTGGTTACCAATATCGCGGCTTATCACTTCACTGCCTTGACCGACTTACCGGTCTGGCGTGAGCGCATAATGAACCGTACCGCTGAGCTTGACTTGAAAGGCACAGTGCTTTTGGCGCACGAGGGTATCAATCTGTTTTTGGCAGGCCCCAAAGTTGCCATCGAGTCATTTCTTGACTGGCTGCGCTCGTGCGAGCCGTTTGCCGCAATCAAAGTCAAATACAGTGAATCAGAAGCGGTTCCATTCAAGCGTTTGAAAGTCAAGATTAAAAATGAAATTATTCGCATGAATCATCCGGCAATTCATCCAGCCGAAGGTCGTGCGCCGGCAGTTGATCCGGTTACAGCGCGACGCTGGATTGAAATGGGTCAAGATGATGAGGGCAGGCCGTTGGTGATGCTCGACACGCGTAATGACTTTGAGGTTCAAGCGGGTACTTTCAAAGGTGCGCTGAACTGGCACATCGAACGTTTCACTCAATTTCCTGAGGCGGTTCAAGAGCATATGGATGAGCTTGAGGGCAAGACCATCATCAGTTTTTGTACCGGCGGGATTCGTTGTGAGAAAGCGGCTATTTACATGCAAGAAGTGGGTATCAAAAATATCTACCAGCTAGACGGCGGTATCTTGCAATATTTTGAAGATACCGATGGTTACGGTTTTGAAGGCAGCTGCTTTGTGTTTGACGAGCGCGAAACGCTAGACACAAAACTCAACGAAAAACACTTGAACGAGTAG